The DNA region GCAAGTTCATTCGAGTCTTGCAAAGTAATAAAAGCGATCTTGCTATCTGCCGTGAATGCGACATGACTTGGTGTCTTGCCAAGCTTGATTGTTTTGGCCAACTTGAGATCTGCACCCTGCACGAGATAGACATCCACCCTATCCAAACGATTACCGTTTGCAACAAACCACTTATGATTTGGCGAATAACCGATTTGGTACGGATCAATGATGTCCGGCATCCTGCCAGTTAACTCACCAGTGGTGGGATTCATTAGCACAACATCATTGCCAGCTGCATTGGCAATTAGCAAAGTCTTTTGATCTGGAGTCATCATCAAGTGATGCGGCTCTTTTCCAACCGGTACTGTCTTAATCACTTTGCGGGTGGGCATATCAATCAGACTGACGGTAGCCTCACCAGAATTCAAGACAACAGCTAACTTAGGCTCGGATGAGCTTACATTTTGAGCATAGGCAGCATTTGCAAGGCCTATCAGGGCAAATGAGGCTAGGATTGAAATACTGCCAAATGTGGCATTACGAATGTAAGTTTGCATGCCTTACATTGTAAGCAATTGATTAGTTCGAAGTAGGCCTTTAACTAGAATCCCTTGATCTATCGCAAGCTAGCCAAGACCTTTTCTAGGCGTTTTAAGGACATTGGGCTTGGGGTCTTTAACTCCTGAGCATATAAAGCCACTCTCAATTCCTCGAGTTGCCAACGAAAATCCACTAAAGCCTGATCTTCATTAGTAGCATATGCCGCAGAGCCATGGCCAGCCTGAACAAGTTTTTGCCATGGTCTGGCAACCGACTCCCAGTCTTTTTGGCACTGTGAATCCCGGCTAGGGTTAGAACGCAATTTATCAATGCGCATGGCAATAGCCTTGAGATAGCGAGGGAAATGTACTAACTGGCTATATGGCGTATCTGAAACAAATTTAGGAAATATGAGAGCTTGGACTTGATTCTGAATATCCACATGAGCAGTAGCTGACGCAGCCTTGGCTTGGGACAATTTCTTTTGAAGGTCCGCATAAGCCTGCAATGCCGCCAAGGCATGCTTTGAAATCTCCTGCGCAATCAGAGCCAAACGGGGCTTACCTGCTTGCAAACGCTCCGCAAATTGCTCAGCATTTACTGGTAGCGGGTCATTCATAAATCCCCGCTCTAAGGCGAGATTGAGGATTTGCTCAATTAAGCTATCAACAGATCCAATATTGATAAACAGCAATCCAAGCTCCCGAATTCCAGGGAGTTGTTTTTGTAACGCCTTGAGCGTGTCTTTATTCGATAGTGCGAATAATCTGCGCAATCCTTGCCAATGGTGTTTTCTAGCTTCCAGCAAATCATCAAACACTTCAAGATCGCATGCTTCAGTACGATCCACTAATGCGGGATAGCCAAATAAGGTGCTATTGCCTTTCTGAATTTCTAGAGTCTCGTGCAGTTCACCAAAGTCCCAGCTTCGATAACCACCCTGCTCTACCGTTTTTACTGAAGATGCATTGGTACTTTGATTGGTTTTGCTAATAGGGGCAGCGTTACTTACTGGGGCACTAGTCCCGAGCTCATCATGGACTGCTTGCTGCGCTAGAGCTTGGAAGGCTGTGCGAGCAGTCTCTCCATACTCAGCGCGCAATCTAGATAAATTACGCTCCAATTCTAATTGGCGGCCGTACTCATCCACTAGGCGGAAATTCATTGAAGAATGTAAAGGCAAGGATTCGGGCCTGAAATCGGCCCGCTTAATTTCTAAGCCGCGTTCTTTACGAATATCGGTAATGAGGACATCCAAAAAGTCACCTACCCCAAACTGCTTGCTTGATAACATCCGCTCTAAAAATGATTTTGCATACTCGGGCAGTGGGACGCAGTAGCGACGTAATTTCTGAGGAAGTGATTTGAGTAATAAGCCAATTTTTTCCTCACACATGCCCGGGACTAACCAATCACATCGACGACCATCAACCTGATTCAATAAAGTTAGAGGCACTACCAGCGTTACTCCATCTTTGGGGCTGCCAGGCTCAAAGTGATAAGTCAAACTCAGTTCGCTACCACCAACCATCATCTTTTTAGGATAGCGATCTACCGTAATTCCAGCTGCCTCGTGGCGCATTAAATCTGCTTTAGCTAAGCGCAAAAGACTGTCGGGTGCTTCCTCAGCAACGTCTTTACTGGCTGATATCTTTAGCAACCAAGCCTTCATACTCTCCCTGCTCAGAACATCCTCAGGAATGCGTGAATCATAAAATGCAAAAAGGAGGTCATCATCCACCAACACATCAGGGCGTCGTGAGCGATGCTCGAGTGCCTCGATCTCTTTAATTAGCCTGCGGTTATGCCAAAAGAATTCAAAAGATCCGGGATATTTTTTTCTAGCATCAGCCTCAGTCTCCCGCATTAATGCTGGGCTATCCATACGGCCAAACATCTCTTCTTGAACTAAGGCCTGGGTAATAAACAAGTTGCGAGCATCTTTTGGATCGTGAGGCTCATAACGGACGCGACGACCGTGATAAATCGGCAGGCCATATAAAGTGCCGCGCTCAAAGGCCATGACCTCTCCTTGTCGGCTATCCCAGAATGGCTCACTCAAAGATTTAATCAGGCGGTGGGCTGCAACCTTCTCAACCCAACCAGGCTCGATTTTGGCAATCGTGCGCGCATACATGCGATTGGTTTCTTGAAGTTCACCAGCCAAAATCCAAGCGCCAGCTTTTTTGCCAATCGTTGAACCCGGCCAAATAAAGGGACGAATACCGCGTGCGCCTAAATAGCTGCCCGTCTTGCTGCCACGCTCCTGAGATTTTTCATCCTCTTCTTTTTTAGCTACATAACCTAAGAGGCCAGTTAATAGCGAAAGATGAACTTGTTCGTAGGTAGCGGCGGATGGATTTTCTTTCCAACCCTTTTCAGCCAACATCGTATGCAGTTGAGCATGAACATCGCGCCATTCACGCAGACGTCTTGGTGACAAAAACTTACTACGGCATAAATTCTCTAATTGTCGATTACTATGCTTATGCTTCAAGGCATCTTGATGCCAACCCCACAGTTTGACGAAACTTAGAAACTCGGAGCGCTCATCTGCAAACTGCAAATGCGCTTGGTCAGCGGCAGCTGCTTGATCCATGGGTCGATCACGTGGATCTTGTGTAGCCAAAGCGGAGGCAATGATGGTGACCTCACGTAATGCGTTGTGCTCCTTAGCCGCTAAGAGCATTCGACCAATCCGAGGATCTAATGGCAAATCTGCTAACTGCTTACCAATAGGGGTGAGCTTGAATCTGCTGTTGCTATCCGTATCGTTATTGATGGTGACATCGTCATAGACGATAGCGCCCAACTCATCTAGAAGCTGTACACCATCGGCTATCGCGCGACCCAAGGGTTTATCAATAAATGGAAATTCTTGTATACGAGGTAAACGTAGAGAGCTCATGCGAAGCAAGACCGCCGCTAATGAGCTACGTAAAATTTCTGGATCAGTAAATTTGGGGCGGCTTAAATAATCTTGCTCGCTATAGAGACGAATGCAAATACCATCAGACACACGACCACAACGACCTGCTCGCTGATTGGCAGCTGCCTGTGAAATTGTCTCGATTTGTAGTTGCTCTACTTTGTTGCGGTAGGAATAACGCTTGACTCGTGCCAGGCCGCTATCGACCACATAACGAATATTGGGAACTGTTAATGAGGTCTCGGCAACGTTAGTCGTCAAAATAATACGTCGACCATTACCAGGGCTAAATACACGCTCTTGTTCCGCAACCGATTGACGAGCAAAAAGACTTAAAATCTCCGGATGAAAACGCTGCTGGAGAACATGGTCTTTTCTGAGAGTTTCAGCACAATCCCGAATCTCCCGTTCT from Polynucleobacter sp. AP-Elch-400A-B2 includes:
- a CDS encoding cytochrome D1 domain-containing protein — encoded protein: MQTYIRNATFGSISILASFALIGLANAAYAQNVSSSEPKLAVVLNSGEATVSLIDMPTRKVIKTVPVGKEPHHLMMTPDQKTLLIANAAGNDVVLMNPTTGELTGRMPDIIDPYQIGYSPNHKWFVANGNRLDRVDVYLVQGADLKLAKTIKLGKTPSHVAFTADSKIAFITLQDSNELAAIDLDTQTVMWKITTGKVPAGVWMTPGDQYLLIGITGEDYVQVIDWKTRKEVKRIFTGKGAHNFRPLGDKKHVFVSNRIASSISMINMQTLEKMGDITGLPAGPDDMEITPDGKTMWVTLRFSKKVGVIDIPSMKLVSVIPVGRSPHGVFFTPRANWE
- the hrpA gene encoding ATP-dependent RNA helicase HrpA produces the protein MQEPLNQQKPKASPETVPASNTSRRLEIRFPEELPVSGQRQIIKDALSSHQVVIVCGETGSGKTTQLPKICLDLGRGTMNGGRLIGHTQPRRIAATATAKRIAQELGTPIGQDVGYQVRFADKTSQGASIKLMTDGILLAETQRDPHLRGYDTLIIDEAHERSLNIDFLLGYLRQLLPKRPDLKLIITSATIDAKRFSDHFALNGKSAPVIEVSGRLFPVEQRYEPLEPDVKPDGKKESKEAKELSDAVTEAIAKVWREGVSGAGDVLVFLPGEREIRDCAETLRKDHVLQQRFHPEILSLFARQSVAEQERVFSPGNGRRIILTTNVAETSLTVPNIRYVVDSGLARVKRYSYRNKVEQLQIETISQAAANQRAGRCGRVSDGICIRLYSEQDYLSRPKFTDPEILRSSLAAVLLRMSSLRLPRIQEFPFIDKPLGRAIADGVQLLDELGAIVYDDVTINNDTDSNSRFKLTPIGKQLADLPLDPRIGRMLLAAKEHNALREVTIIASALATQDPRDRPMDQAAAADQAHLQFADERSEFLSFVKLWGWHQDALKHKHSNRQLENLCRSKFLSPRRLREWRDVHAQLHTMLAEKGWKENPSAATYEQVHLSLLTGLLGYVAKKEEDEKSQERGSKTGSYLGARGIRPFIWPGSTIGKKAGAWILAGELQETNRMYARTIAKIEPGWVEKVAAHRLIKSLSEPFWDSRQGEVMAFERGTLYGLPIYHGRRVRYEPHDPKDARNLFITQALVQEEMFGRMDSPALMRETEADARKKYPGSFEFFWHNRRLIKEIEALEHRSRRPDVLVDDDLLFAFYDSRIPEDVLSRESMKAWLLKISASKDVAEEAPDSLLRLAKADLMRHEAAGITVDRYPKKMMVGGSELSLTYHFEPGSPKDGVTLVVPLTLLNQVDGRRCDWLVPGMCEEKIGLLLKSLPQKLRRYCVPLPEYAKSFLERMLSSKQFGVGDFLDVLITDIRKERGLEIKRADFRPESLPLHSSMNFRLVDEYGRQLELERNLSRLRAEYGETARTAFQALAQQAVHDELGTSAPVSNAAPISKTNQSTNASSVKTVEQGGYRSWDFGELHETLEIQKGNSTLFGYPALVDRTEACDLEVFDDLLEARKHHWQGLRRLFALSNKDTLKALQKQLPGIRELGLLFINIGSVDSLIEQILNLALERGFMNDPLPVNAEQFAERLQAGKPRLALIAQEISKHALAALQAYADLQKKLSQAKAASATAHVDIQNQVQALIFPKFVSDTPYSQLVHFPRYLKAIAMRIDKLRSNPSRDSQCQKDWESVARPWQKLVQAGHGSAAYATNEDQALVDFRWQLEELRVALYAQELKTPSPMSLKRLEKVLASLR